The stretch of DNA GCCTGTGGTGCTAGTATCCTTCGCCGCCCAGCGCCGGGGCGAAGCCGCCTACCTAACCTGGGCCACTGCTTCGGAAAAAAACAGCGCTTATTTCGAAGTCGAAGTCAGCCCCAACGGCACCGCGTTTCGCCCCGTGGGCCGCGTGGCGGCCCACGGCAACAGCACCCAGCCGCAAGCCTACTCGCTCACCGACGCCAATCTCACCCGCTACGCAGCCCCCGTGGTGTATTACCGCCTGCGGCAGGTGGACCAGGACAGCACGGCCAGCTACTCCACCGTACGGGTGTTGGCTGTAAGCGGTGCCCCGGTCACGTTCCGGGCTGAGGCCTGGCCCAATCCTGCTCAACCCGGTATGACCACCCAACTGCAGGTAAATGGCCCCGACGCCGGACTGCCCGTTGAGCTTACGCTCACTGACGCGGCTGGCCGCGTGCTGACCCGGCGCACGGTGCCCGCCGGGTCCGGGTCCCTGGCTCTGCCCGAAGCCGATAGCCGTGCGGCCGGGGTATACCTGCTGCTTGTGCGGCAGGGGGCCAGCCAGCAAATGGTGCGGCTGCTGCGGAAGTAGCGCTGGGATACTATTCCGTTTGTTTTACCCTGGTTTCCTACTGTGCTACCTCCTTCCGCATCTTCCCCCCGTCACTGGCTCTGGCTGGCCGTTACTGCCGCCTTCCTGGCCCTGGTGGCGGCGGGAGCCGCGCTGACGTAATGCTTGGCACACATTCAAGAATATGGTGGGGTGGCGTTTGACGACCGGTGGAAGGTAACGTGGGTAGTGAGCTACGACCATTTAGGCTGACGCAGAGCCAGCCAGCGGTTGAGTTGTGGCGTATACGGGATGAGCAACGCCTGCTTACCCAGCAGACATCTTACATCCAATATGGCACCAATTCATGGAACCTAATCCCTCTCCCCAGCCGCCCACCCCGGGCCCCAATACGCTACCCGCCAAAGGTACTGCGGATACCCAGCGCGCCGGCGCCGATGTTAGCACCAACCTGCCCCCACCTGATAGCACCCCGGCATCTGCGCCACCTGCTGCACCCAATTCAGAGGAAGATACTACCGGCTCCGCAAGTGAAACCATTACGGAGGTTCCCACCGACCCTACCGTAGCCTCAGAAGCCGGCCCCAGCGGTGATGCAGACCCCGGCGCCAGCAATACCAGTAACGATGAGCCACTGTAAAGAAGCTGGTTCATTACCTCTAACCCAACAGAGCCCGACGCATTGCGCCGGGCTCTGTCGTGTTCGGTGGCCTAGAACTAAAAGTCGGCGCAGCCAAGAGAGCCGTAAGCAGCGCCAGTAGGCTAGTGCGCCGCTCCAAAGTTAGTGTGTAAAATGAGGGAAGAAGTTGCTTCCCAAGGCGCAAGAAAGGTCTGGATTTAGAAATGAAGCCAGGGGTAGCTAGGCACTTCTCCGGAAAGCAAAGGCAACACCGAGCTGCAATGCACGAAAGGATATTGGGAGGGGAGAGCAAAGCAGGCAGTGCAGGCAGCGCTAAGTCAACTCAAGACCCAACCGCCTCAGAGGTATAAAACAGGAAGTGGTATTCGGGCGTGGAAACTGCGCGATTTTCTAATTGTTACAGGTCTTCTGAGTTTTGTTCGTGGCTGCTTTAGCGTTGTCTCTTAGCTGCTGTTGCGCCTTCAAATTAAGGGGCTTTATCATTACCTTGGAAGCCACAGGTATTCTATAATTTCTCTCTGGCTTATCCTATTATGAGGTTTATTCTGGCTTTCCTGCTGGCCCTGGGGGTTGTACACGCGTCGCAAGCTAAATGCTACACCGAAGGCTTAGCGTTCTGGCCCACCAGCAAAAGGATTCAGGCAAACTCCTGCATACTGATTGACGGCTTCGCGAATAGTCAACGTATCATTCAGGGGCTCGGCACTTCCTATGAGGCGTTTTTTCAGGTAGGCACGCAGCGTGTGCCGCTACAGGTAAAAGAAATACTGGTAGGCCAGTATGGGTTGTCGCAGGCTGTGTTGCAGCCACGTACAAGCTTGACAGTAGGTGAGCAGTACGAGCTGATTATTCGCGGAAAAGGCGCCAAATCAGGCAATGCCATTGAAAGCCCCTCTGGGTTTGGCAGAGACAGGGTTATCTACACAGTTGAGGCAGGCCTAGATCAAACTTCCCCAACCTGGGTGGCACCGCTCCGAGAAAAAAGCAAGCACTATGTTGAAATGGGCTGCGGCCCTGAAGTAGCAGTAGAGTTTGCGGGCGTGGTCTATGACCAGTCAACGTACTTGGTGAAAGCCACAGTGAAAGACCTGCACACTGGCAAAACCACTCAGTACTATCTACAGCCCGACAAGGCCGGGTTAGTTTCGGTAGGCCACGGCATGTGCGCTGGCGCGTTTATGCTGGAGAAGGGCAAGCTCTTTTCGGTAACGTTCAGCCTCCTGGATGCCTCGGGCAACACCACGCCATGGGTTGGACCAGCTATACAGTTCACCAGTCCGGAAATAGCCGGCTAATAGGTTGTTTTAGCCTCTCGCATCTGGTTTTGCTTCTGGGGGAAGGCTCACACACTTCAATCAGGAGCGCCATATTAAAACTGCCAAATCTGCCTTAACCTCTTCTCAGGCTAATGGTGTGCCAAAGGAGAGGTTCAGGCAGGTTCGCAGCAGCGCTTACTAATTGGAAGTGTTAAAGCCCTGCGTGCTGGTATCTCTGCTGTTTTTGTTGCGGTTATACAAGTACGCAGCGCCTGCGGCCAGGAGCGCGCCACCCATCAGCTTGCGGTTAAAGCCACCGCCCCGGCTGACAGTACTAGGATTAGCGGAAGTGTTTCGAGCTGAATTACCTCCAAACAGGCCCGACAACAGGCCACCCATTGTGCCGCTTGGTTTGCGGTCTGAACCAAATATGCTCATGATTGAAAAGGAAGACAGTGAAGAACATACTACGGATTTTGAGCCGTCTGGGTCAAGTGAGTTGTCAGGCATTTAATAGGCGCCGAAAAGTAAGTTTCGCTAAACTCGTACTAGATTCGGTCCTGATTATACCTTCCAACCCATCCGCTCTATGAAATTACTTCTCTGCATATCCCTGTTCTCACTTTCTCTGGCCGCCTGTGCTCAACCCACCTCGTCCGTTAAGGTGGAGGTTAAAAAAGTTAATGGGCGCTATGAGTTGCTGCGTGGCGGTAAGCCCTACTTCATCAAAGGAGCCGGTGGCGGTCAGTTTCCGGAGCGCGTGAAAGCGTACGGGGGCAACTCCATCCGTACCTGGAGCACCTATGGGGCCGAGAAAACCCTGGCGGAGGCCAACAAAAACGGCCTCACCGTAATGATGGGCTTGGATGTGGCCCGGGAGCGGCACGGCTTCGACTACAACGACCCCAAAGCCGTAGCCGACCAGCTTCAGCGCCTGCGCACCGAAGTGTTGAAGTACAAAAACGACCCCGCCCTGTTGTTTTGGGGCATTGGCAATGAGCTGAATCTGGAGTATACCAACCCCAAAGTGTGGGATGCCGTGCAGCAGATTGCCCAAATGATTCATGAGGTAGACCCCAACCACCCTACCAGCACGGTGCTAGCCGGCCTCAACCAGAAAGAGGTTGACTACATCAAGGCCAAATGCACCGCCGTGGATATACTCAGCATTAACACCTACGCCGGGCTGGCCTCTATTCCGCAGCAGGTGCGCACCACTGGCTGGACTGGCCCCTACGTGGTAGCGGAGTGGGGCCCCACCGGGCACTGGGAAAGCCCCGTTACACCCTGGAAAGCCTCAGTAGAAGAAACCAGCAGCCAGAAGGCCGCCGTGTATCAGAGCCGCTACGAGGCCTCAGTGGCCAAAGACAAAACGCAGTGCCTGGGTACTTACGTGTTTTTGTGGGGCCAGAAGCAGGAGCGCACCCCCACGTGGTACGGCCTGTTCACGGAAGACGGTAAAGAGTCAGAAGTGGTGGATGTGATGCAGTACCTGTGGAGTGGCAAGTGGCCTACGAACCGGGCGCCGCACTTGGCGTCGTTCCTGCTGAATGGGCAAAAGGCTACCGACAACATCTACCTGCAACCCGGCCAGAGCGTGCCCGTAGCAACCGCCGTGACGGACCCCGATAAAGACCTAATTACGTACCGCTATGAGTTGCTACCGGAAAGCACCGACCTCAAATCGGGCGGTGACCGGGAGGAGCGCCCCAAACCTGTTACCGGCTTGATTCCGGCCAATGCCAAAGCGCAAACTAACCTCAAAGCTCCCGCCAAGGAAGGCGCTTACCGCCTGTTTATCTATGCCTATGATGGGCACGATAACGTGGCCACGGCCAACATTCCGTTTTATGTAAAGGAGAAGTAACCATGTCTTTCAAGCTCCGCGCGTGGTCACCCGACGACCTGCCCAGCCTCGTTCGTAATGCTAACAACCCGGCAATTGCTGGCTTCATGAATGACCAGTTTCCGCATCCTTACACGAAGGAAACGGGCCGGAACTTCATTGCCATGGCCAGCCAGGAAAGTCCGCTGCACATCTTCGCCATTGAGGTCGAAGGCGAAGCCGTAGGTGGTATTGGCATCCACCCGCGCACCAATATTGAGCGCAAGAACGCCGAAATGGGGTACTGGCTTGGAGAACCGTTCTGGGGCCGGGGCATCATCACCGAGGCGGTGAAGCAACTAGTGGCCTACGGTTTCCAGACCTTTGATATTAACCGCATTTTCGCGCGCCCATTCGGTACCAACCTGGCCTCGCAACGCGTACTGGAGAAGGCCGGCTTTAAGCTGGAAGGCCGCTTCGAGAAAACGTTCATCAAGAACGGGGAGTATCTGGATGAGTTGGTATATGCCGTACGGCGCCCTGAGTAAAGCAAGGGTATTGCTGGTTTGAGTACAGACGAAAAGTGGCCTAGAGGCTTTCCAGCAACTCATCAAACGTGCGTAACAACTCGGCGCGGCCTTCTGCAGACTCAGTTTCCAGGCGCTGCTCAAATACTTCGCGCTCCGTGAAATCGTGGAGGCTGCGGGTGAGAGGCTCTTCCGTGTCTTCTTCGCCGAGCGCCCGGAGCTTCACCAAACGGAAGTGGCGGCGAGCTAGTACCTCCAGTTGCTTGCGGTCCAACTCCTGAATCACTTTCAGCAGGGCATCGGCAACTTCCAGCTGAGTAAGCTCGGAGTGAATTTGCACATCGGCCCATGCTGGCAGCAGGAAACCGGTATTATCATAGGCCTGTAGGCCAGTCATAACTTCCTCTAGGGTGCCATGGAAACGAATGAGGCGGCGCGTGCCGGGCACTTCCAGCGTTTCCAGGGTGTGCAGCTTGCCCGATGCAAACTCCAACAGCAACACCTCTTTGGGGTGGCCAATTTCAGAGAACGACAGCGGAATAGGGGAGCCAGAGTAGCGGATATGCTCGCGGCCACCTACGCGCTGGGGGCGGTGCAAGTGGCCTAGCGCCACGTAATCGAACACATCGGGGAAATGGTCGGCGGTAATCTGGCCCAGGTTGCCCACATGAATGGTGCGCTCTGAATCTGAAGGCGCGGCGCCGGCGGCGTATAGGTGGCCGGTGGCTAGCACAGGGAGCCCCAGGTCTTTGAGCTGCCACACTTGCTCTGCGGCGGCCAGGCGGGCGTAGTGGTCGGCAATGCCTTGCTTGATGCGGGCCTCGCGCTCCTCGGCGGTTTCGCCGGGCACCGAGAGGCGCACGTCCCGGTCGCGCAGAAAGGGCACCGCGCACACTACCAGGCCAGGCTTGCCAGCGGCATCATCGAGCACCAGCACCTGATCCTCAAAACACTCCGGCACGCATCCTACCACGTGCACCCGCAAGTGGCGCAGCAAACGAGCCGGGGCATTGAGCGTAGCGGGCGAGTCGTGGTTGCCGCCCACTACCACAATATCACGGCAGCCGGTGCCCCGCATGTTCAGCAGGAAGGAGTAATACAGCTCCAGTGCCTGGTTAGAGGGCGAACCGGTATCGAAGATGTCACCGGCAATAACCAGCACTTCCACTCGCTGCTCGCGCACTGTTTCCACCAGCCACTCCAGAAAGTGACGGTGTTCCTCGGTGCGTTCGTGGCCACTGATGAAGCGTTGGCCCAGGTGCCAGTCGGCGGTGTGTAATACGCGCATGACCACAAAAATACGGTTCTTCTGCCTGAACTTCTACTGCAGGGGTAGAGGAAGATCGGCAGGAGGGAAGGGCAGCCCGCAAACAAAGCGCGGAGGCCTCAAGAGTATAACCTCCCTGAACCTCCGCGCCACGGTTGAGCGAGTAGCAGCTGTGTGAGCAATTAATGCACTGACTGCGTCTGAAACGTAGAGATGGCCTCGCCTAGATCAAGCACCTCGGTGCCGGGCAAAGCCGCTTGCAGAATGCTGGCCCCAGCGGCAGAGCGGTAGCCGCCGGCGCAGTGTACTAACACGGGCTTGTTGGTGGGTACTTCGTGGGCTCGCTCGCGCAGCTCTGGCAGCGGTATCAGCAGGGCGTTTTCGAAGATAGGTTGCCTAGCCTCGGTGCGGTTACGAATGTCAACGATGGTGAAGTCTTCGGGCCGCTCCCGAACGTGGTCTACGGCTACCTCGGGGCTGGCTACGGGCAGCTGCTGAGGCGCCAGCAATGCACCGCGCACGTTGCCCTCGTAGCCAATCTTAGCCGTTTTGCGGATTACCGTGTCCAGGCCTATCTGGGAGTCTGCCAGCAGGTAGAAGGGTTCGTTAGGTCCCACAACAGAGCCCAGCCAGGTTTCAAATTTACCGCCATCCATCAGGTTAATGGCGCCGGGCAAGTGGCCCTCCCGGAACTGCGCGGCCGGGCGCGTATCAATTATCAATACACCGGGCTCCATTTCTTTCTCGCTAAACAAGCGCGGCACCGCCCTGATGCTGTCTTCAAAAGGCAGTGCGCCCTGCTTGTTCAGGAGCACATCGTGGCCAAAATACTTGGGCATGAAGGGCTGATCTTCAAGCAGCACTTTCACAAACTCCTCCTCCGACATGGGCTGCAGGGCGTAGTTGGTTTTCAACTCCTTGCCAATGGTGCTGTCCAGGTCGGGGCTGGTGGTTTTGCCGCAGAGTGAGCCGGGGCCGTGGGCCGGGTACACGCGGGTAGTGGCAGGCAGGGTCATGAGCTTCTGACGCGTGCTCTGGTAGAGTTGGGCCGCCAGCTCCTCGCGGCTGTGGCCACCCACGTTGTCGTCTTCGCGCAGGTCGGGGCGGCCCACATCGCCTACAAAAAGGGTGTCGCCGGTGAATACGGCGCGGGTCTGGCCGAGTTCATCCATCAGGATAATGCTGATAGAATCGGGGGAGTGGCCGGGGGTGTTAATAGCGTGCAGCTCCACGGTACCGAGCGAAATACGGTCGCCCTCATCGAAGGGCTGGTGGGGGTAGCCTGCCTTTACCAGCTTGCTGACGTAGATGGTGGCGCCGGTTTCCTGGGCAATTTCCAGGTGGCTGCTTACAAAGTCGGCGTGGGGGTGAGTTTCGATAACCCCAATAATGTTTGCCTCGTGCTCGTCGGCGAAATCGTAGTATGGTTGGGGGTCACGGGCGGGGTCGATAATGACCACTTGGCGGCCGCAACGGACGGCGTAGCTCGCGTGGGCCAGGCCTTTGTCGTAGAACTGCTGAATTTGTACCGACGTGGTACTACTGGGCAGAGGACTCATGGGTGTAGGATGTGGTGAATGCGCCACCGTGGGAGCAAGCCGTAGCGGGGTGCACGTTTTCAAATATACGCAGCCACAATTGCTATGCTACTGGTTGAGCTCATAATGTCAGAGGACGTAAGGTGTAAGCTGCTGAGTACTATGAAGCTACTAAATCCTCCGCGATAGTGGGAGCGATTGATGAATGTCTGGCCTTTTTTGATACTGGCTGCCTGGCTAGGCCACTACACTGCACAAAAAAAAGCTCTGGCGGTGAGCCAGAGCTTTTCACTAGGAATTCTGAAAAACTACGATTTAACTTTCATCTTCATCTTACCATTTTCCATGCCATCCTGGCGCCTTTCCTGCTGCTGTTCGCGCAGTTGAGTGTATTTGGTCAGCTGGTCGGGGGTGAGTACCGCCTTCAGTTGGGTATCGTACTTATCGCGGGTAGCCTTCATAGATTGCATAGCGGCGCGCCGGTCAGTGCCCGCCATAACGTTGCTACGCATCGACTGCATCTCCTGAGCCTCGGCCAGCGCTATGCTTTTTACCTGGGTAGCTTGGTCAGCAGAGAGGCCTAGCTGTTTGGTGAGGCGCTGGGCCTGCAGGTCAGCGCGCTGCTCAGGCGTCATGTTCATACGGCCCTGGCCTTTCTGGCCCTGGCGCAGTACCCGGTCTTGGGTGGGAGCAGTTTGTGCAGAGACCGAACCGGCAGTAAGAGCAACCGCGGCCAGGAGAACGAGCATCTTTTTCATAATTGTAGAGTCTGTGTGGAAGAGTTACGGCGGGTTAGAGAGCCAAACTTCGTTAAGGTTTAATTCTTAGCTCAAAACATACCGGCAACATCCCTGCCAACGCCAGCAATCAACAGAAAGGCCTATATTCGGGCCACGTTGCTGCTTGCAGGCAGCTTTACTTGCAAAATCTTCACCTCACTTACCCTTTTCTTTCCTCTCTCACAATCCATATGGCAAATATTTTCGCCAAAAAACCGCTGTCCCAGCTGCTGGGCGAAGCCAACACCTCGGGTGAAGGGTCGCTGAAGCGCACATTGGGTGCAGCTAACCTCGTGGCCCTGGGCGTGGGCGCTATCATCGGGGCTGGCTTGTTTGTACGTACCGCCGCCGCCGCCGCGCAGGCTGCCGGGCCTGGTGTTACGCTGGCCTTCATTGTAGCGGCCATTGGCTGCGCCTTTGCTGGTCTTTGCTACGCCGAGTTTGCGGCCATGATTCCGATTGCCGGTTCAGCTTACACCTACGCTTACACCACCATGGGTGAGTTTGTAGCTTGGGTAATTGGTTGGGCCCTGATTATGGAATATGCCCTGGGGGCAGCCACAGTTAGTATTGCCTGGAGCGAATACCTCAATAAGCTCTTAGAAGTCTTTGGCACCCGAATACCCTATGAGCTGTGCCACGCGCCCAGCGAAGGAGGCTGGCTTAACCTGCCTGCCCTGTTGGTTATTATTGCCCTAAGCCTGTTGCTCATTAAGGGCACTCAGGAGTCGGCTACGTTCAATGCCATTATTGTGGTAGTGAAAGTGGTTATTGTATTGGTATTCATTGCAGTAGGCTGGCAGTTTATTGACCCCGCCAACCACACGCCTTACCTGATTCCGGCCGATGCTGCGCCCGTAACCGACGCCGCTGGTAAAGTAGTGCACGAGTACACTAACTGGAACAAGCACGGCTACGGTGGTATTCTCGGGGGCGCGGCCATTGTGTTCTTCGCCTTCATTGGTTTTGATGCCGTGAGCACCGCCGCCCAGGAAGCCAAGAACCCCAAGCGCGACATGCCCATCGGTATCCTTGGCTCGCTGGCTGTCTGCACCATTCTTTACATCCTGTTCGGCCACGTGCTGACGGGTGTTGCCAACTGGCGTGAGTTTGCTGACCCCACCAAGGGCGGCGAGGCTTCAGTGGCCTACGCTATCCGGGAGCACATGCCCGGCTACGGCTGGCTATCTACGGCCGTTACGGTGGCCATCCTGGCCGGCTTCTCGTCGGTAATCTTGGTAATGCTCATGGGCCAGAGCCGCGTGTTCTTCTCCATGGCCAACGACGGTCTGATGCCGAAGGCTTTCTCGGAGCTGCACCCCAAGTTCCGTACTCCTTATAAGTCCAACCTGGTGCTGCTGGTTTTTGTGGGAGCTTTTGCCGCCTTCGTGCCCGGCTCTTTAGCCGGCGACCTAACCTCCTTCGGTACGCTGCTGGCCTTCGTACTGGTGTCCATTGGTGTATGGCTGATGCGCAAGTCTAATCCCGAGCAGCACCGCCCATTCCGCTCGCCGCTTTCTTCGGCTAGCTTCCCGCTAGTGCCAATTCTGGGAGCCGTTATCTGCCTGCTGATGATTGCCGCCCTCGACCTGTTCACCCTGCAGGTGGCCATCGTCTGGATGGTATTGGGCTTCATTGTCTATTTCATCTACGGCAAGAACAACTCCAAGCTGCAGCAAGGCATTGTGGTGGTACCCAAAGAGATGGAGGAGGAATTTTTCATCGAGCCCATCGACAAGAAATAGTCTGCTAGGCCACTAGCTAAATAAAAAGCCCCGCCGAAAACACCGGTGGGGCTTTTTTTGTGGCATTCCTGAGCGGTAGCGCCCAGTAGCGGGCCTGTCCTACGCTGCCCAAAGCAAGTGCCAGCAGCCGTGGGTCTGCGTGGTGATGGAGCAGCTACTTGGCCTCCTTTACTTCGCTCTGCAGCTTCAACACCTTGTCGCCGTTTTCCTGCACAATGAGGAAGGCGGGGTTTTCGGGGGTGCCATTGCGGGTGATTTCGGAGCCCTGCAGTTTGCGGGTTACGCTCTCTTTGTGGGTTTCTTCGATTTTGCCGGTGGCCGTGCCAGTGCCGTATTTCCAGCTCACTTTAGTGCCTTTGCGCATACCTGAAGTAGTTGATAAGGTGGGGAATACTGCAACATACTGTGACGGCGGCAGCAAGGTTGAGGTGGCCAAGCAACAACTATAGTATTATGCGCAGTTTCTTTAGCTACATTTGATGAGGTCGGTTCAGCCGATTATCTAACCCTAGCCCCTTCGGTATTTCTCAACTCTACTTCCGCAATCTTATGCACATTGACCTGCGCCGGCTTGGGCTGGCGGGTAGCCTGCTCGTGAGCAGCCTTTCGGTGGCCTACGCACAGTCGGGCACATTTCCGCGCAACGGCGTTTACGACGACCGCCCGGGGCTGTACGCCTTCACCCACGCCACCATCTACACCGACTACAAAACCCGGCTCAACGATGCTACTCTCGTCATCAGAGATGGGAAAGTAGAGGCGGTGGGCCCCAACGTTAAAATTCCGGCCGGGGCAGTAGTGCAGGACCTGAAGGGCAAGTTCATTTACCCCGGCTTCGTGGACCTGTATGCCAGCTACGGCGTGCCCGAGGTAAAAGCCCCGGAGCGCCAGGGCCGCCGCGGTGGCCCCCAGTTTGATAGTCAGAAACCCGGCGCCTACGACTGGAACCAGGCTGTGCACCCCGAGGTAAATGCGGCTGAGCTGTTTAAGGTAAATGCTGAGCAGGCCGATGCGCTTCGCAAGCTTGGCTTTGGGGCCGTGCTCACTCACCAGCCCGATGGCATTGTGCGCGGCACGGCGGCCTTGGTAAGCCTGAATACCAACCGCAACGAAACCGAGCTAATCCTGCAAGACCGCGCCGCGGCAGCCTATTCCTTCGATAAAGGCACCAGCACCCAGGATTATCCCTCTTCGCTGATGGGCAGCATTGCCCTGTTGCGCCAGAGCTACCTCGATGCCGACTGGAACCAGCGCAACCCCACCCGCGAGCAGAACCTCTCACTGCGGGCCCTGAACCAGCAACGCAGTTTGCCCGCCATTTTTGAAGTGCGCGACAAGCAAAGCCTGCTGCGCGCCGATAAGGTAGGAGATGAGTTTGGGGTGCAGTACATCATCAAAGGCCGCGGTGATGAGTACCAGCGCCTACCCGACATTCAGGCTACCAAAGCGCCGCTCATCCTGAGCCTGAATTTCCCCGACGCCTACCAGGTAGATGACGTGTACGATGCCATTCGGGTGCCCCTGCAGGATTTGAAGCACTGGGAAATGGCGCCCGCCAATGCTGGCCTGGTGGCCAAAGCCGGTGTCCCCTTCGCCCTTTCCACCGCCGACCTGAAAGACAAAAAGAAGTTTCTGCCCAACCTGCGCAAAGCCATTCAATACGGCCTTACCGAGGAGCAGGCCCTGCAAGCCCTCACGGCTACACCCGCCATGCTGGTGAAAGCCCAGGATAGGGTAGGGGCCCTAAAGCCGGGCATGCAGGCCAACTTTCTGGTGTGTTCCACTCGCCTCTTCGCCCCTGAGAGCGTGATGCTGGATAACTGGGTGCAAGGCCAACGGTATCAGCTCAGTGAAGTGCCCAGCGACTACCGCGGCGTGTACACCCTGAAAATTGGTAATCAGCCGGAAATAAAGATGCTGCTGGCTGGTAAGCCGGAGGCGCCGGAGCTGAAAATTGTGAAAGCCCCCGCCGACACTGTGAAGGGTACCCTTAGCGTGAATGGCGAGCTGGCAACCGTGGTATACAACCCCACCCCCAAAACGAAAGGCAGCGGTGCCGTGCGCCTCAGCGGTTACTACACCCCCGACACCCGCATGTTTCAGGGCGACGGGCAGCTCCCTGATGCAACCAGCATTAAGTGGAGCGCCCAGCGGCAGGAGCAGGCCAGCCGCGCCGCCCGCCGCGACTCAGCCAAGGCCCCCGAGCCGGTGCAGCTAGGCCAGTTGCAGTACCCCTTTGTGGCCTACGGCCGCCCGGCGGTACCGGAGCAGCAAACCGTGCTGATCAAGAACGCCACCGTGTGGACCAGTGAGGCCCAGGGCAAGCTGGAAAATACCGACGTGCTGCTGCAAAACGGTAAAATTGTGAAGATTGGGCGCAACCTCTCCGTGCCCAGCGGGGGCCGTACCGTAGATGGTACTGGCAAGCACCTCACACCCGGCATTATTGACGAGCACTCCCACATTGCCATTTCCGAAGGCGTAAATGAAGGCACCCAATCGGTAACCAGTGAGGTGCGGATTGGCGACGTGGTAGACGCCGAGGACGTGGACGTGTACCGCGACCTGGCCGGCGGCGTGGTGGCTGCCCAGCTGCTGCATGGCTCCGCCAACCCCATTGGGGGCCAATCGGCGCTGATTAAGCTGCGCTGGGGCCAAACCGCCGAGCAGATGCAGATTAAAGGTGCGCCCGGTTTCATTAAGTTTGCTCTTGGTGAGAACGTGAAGCAAAGCAACTGGGGCGAGGCTAATACCCTGCGCTTCCCGCAAACCCGCATGGGCACCGAGCAGGTGTTTGTGGATGCCTTCACGCGGGCCAAGGAGTACGAGCAGGAATGGAAAGCCTGGAATAAGCTGAGCAAGGCCAAGCAGAAGAAAGGGGAGGCTCCACGTCGCGACCTGGAGCTGGAGGCCCTGGTGGAAATCCTGAATGAGCAGCGCTTCATCACCTGCCACAGCTACGTGCAGTCGGAGATTAATATGCTGATGAACGTGGCCGACCGCATGAACTTCAAGGTGAACACTTTCACCCACATTCTGGAAGGCTACAAAGTGGCCGACAAAATGAAGCAGCACGGCGTGAATGCCAGCACCTTCTCCGACTGGTGGGCCTATAAGAACGAAGTGCGCGACGCCATTCCGTACAACGCGGGCATCATGCACAACGCGGGCCTCAACGTGGCCATCAACTCCGACGACGCCGAAATGAGCCGCCGCCTCAACCAGGAAGCCGCCAAAATTGTGAAGTACAGTGGCTTATCGGAAGAGGATGCGCTGAAGCTAGTGACCATCAACCCCGCCAAAATGCTTCACCTCGACAAGAACATGGGCAGCATTAAGGAAGGCAAAGATGCCGACGTGGTACTCTGGAGCGACAATCCGTTGAGCATTTACGCCCACCCTGAGCGCACCTACGTGGATGGCCGCCTGTTCTTCGACGTGGAAAGCGACCAGCAAATGCG from Hymenobacter taeanensis encodes:
- a CDS encoding amidohydrolase family protein, producing the protein MHIDLRRLGLAGSLLVSSLSVAYAQSGTFPRNGVYDDRPGLYAFTHATIYTDYKTRLNDATLVIRDGKVEAVGPNVKIPAGAVVQDLKGKFIYPGFVDLYASYGVPEVKAPERQGRRGGPQFDSQKPGAYDWNQAVHPEVNAAELFKVNAEQADALRKLGFGAVLTHQPDGIVRGTAALVSLNTNRNETELILQDRAAAAYSFDKGTSTQDYPSSLMGSIALLRQSYLDADWNQRNPTREQNLSLRALNQQRSLPAIFEVRDKQSLLRADKVGDEFGVQYIIKGRGDEYQRLPDIQATKAPLILSLNFPDAYQVDDVYDAIRVPLQDLKHWEMAPANAGLVAKAGVPFALSTADLKDKKKFLPNLRKAIQYGLTEEQALQALTATPAMLVKAQDRVGALKPGMQANFLVCSTRLFAPESVMLDNWVQGQRYQLSEVPSDYRGVYTLKIGNQPEIKMLLAGKPEAPELKIVKAPADTVKGTLSVNGELATVVYNPTPKTKGSGAVRLSGYYTPDTRMFQGDGQLPDATSIKWSAQRQEQASRAARRDSAKAPEPVQLGQLQYPFVAYGRPAVPEQQTVLIKNATVWTSEAQGKLENTDVLLQNGKIVKIGRNLSVPSGGRTVDGTGKHLTPGIIDEHSHIAISEGVNEGTQSVTSEVRIGDVVDAEDVDVYRDLAGGVVAAQLLHGSANPIGGQSALIKLRWGQTAEQMQIKGAPGFIKFALGENVKQSNWGEANTLRFPQTRMGTEQVFVDAFTRAKEYEQEWKAWNKLSKAKQKKGEAPRRDLELEALVEILNEQRFITCHSYVQSEINMLMNVADRMNFKVNTFTHILEGYKVADKMKQHGVNASTFSDWWAYKNEVRDAIPYNAGIMHNAGLNVAINSDDAEMSRRLNQEAAKIVKYSGLSEEDALKLVTINPAKMLHLDKNMGSIKEGKDADVVLWSDNPLSIYAHPERTYVDGRLFFDVESDQQMRLDIQKERLRIVQKMLEAKKGGSPTQMPTARPTKHFHCDTLGEEKELDQ